The segment CGACCTCGATGGTAACCTCGCTCTCGATCTCGGCGTCGTTGAGCTCGCGGCGTTCAATCTGGCCGGGATCGTCGACTTCGGGGAAGAGCTCCTCACCTTCGGCCTGCGTCTGCGCCTCATCGCTGGCCGGCGCTTCCTGGGCGGAGGTGACCGCCGGCAGCACCAGCATCACCAGCGAGAGCACCAGTCCGGCGGCCGCCACGCGCTTGAGCAAACGCTGCGAGAGGTCGGAGAGGCTGTCGAACATCGAGTAGAGCACCGGCACCACCACAAGCGTGAGCACCGTCGCTACCAGCAGACCGCCGGTGACCGCGACGCCCATCGGGCCCCACATCTCCACCGACGCCCCGCCGAAGGTCACCGACTGATCGATAAAGTCGATGCTCACGCCGAGCACGATGGGCAGAAGACCCAGAATGGTCGTGACGGCGGTGAGCATCACCGGGCGGAAGCGCACAAGCCCGGCTTGAATCAGCGCATCGCGGCGATCCCAGCCGCGGGCGCGCAGCTGGTTGATGTAGTCGATGAGCACGATGGCGTTGTTCACCACAACCCCGGCCAGGCTGATGATGCCAATACCGGTCATGATGATGCCGAAGGGGGCCTGCGTGATGATCAGGCTCCACAACACGCCGATGAGGCTCAAGAAGACGGTGAACATGATGATGAAGGGCTGGGCGATCGAGTTGAACTGGGTCACCAGAATCAAAAGGATCAAGAAGACCGCGGCGAGCAGGGCGTTACCCAGAAAGGCCGCGGCTTCTTCCTGATCCTGGCTCTCGCCGGTGTAGCGAATCTCGTAGCCGGCCGGGAGCTGCAGGTCGGTCAGACGCTTCTGAGCTTCCGCCAGGGCATCAGCGGCCAGGTAACCGTCGGCGACGTTGCCGCTGACGGTGACCACGCGCTCCTGATCTTTGCGGCGGATCGAGCCGCTACCGCCTCGCACCACAACTTCGGCGACTTCCACCAGCGGGACGTGCACGCCGTCTTTGTTGACGACGGTCAGCTGGCTGATGTCGGCGATGGCCTTGCGGCGATCTTCGGGAAGACGCACCAGGATGTCGTACTCCTCATCGGCCTCGCGGAAGACGCCGGCCTCGCTGCCGTTGATGGCCGTGCGCACCGTCTGCGCCACCGACTGCGTGCTCAGGCCGAGGACCGCGGCGCGCGCCCGATCGATCTCGACATGAATCTCGGGACGCGTCAGCTCCAGGTTGTCGGTCAGGTCGATAACCCCTTCGATGGTGCGCACCTCTTGCATGACCTGCTGGGAGATGCGCGCCAGGGTGGGAAGATCATCGCCGGCGATCTCAATGGAGACCGGGTCGCCGGTGGGCGGGCCCATGCTCTGGGTCGCCATGATGATCTCGGCGCCGGGGACCTTCGAGAAGGTCTGGCGCAGCTTCTCGATAAAGTCGTTGGGATCGCTGGGCTGATCTTCGATCGACTTAAGCTCCACGGTGATCTGACCGTAGTGTGGCGCCTCACCGCCGCCGCCGGCCTGACCGCCACCCTGGGTGCCGGTGTCGGTGATCCAGGCCGTCACAAGATCGGGGGCGGTGGAAAGAGGGCCCTGCAGGCCTTCGAGCGTGCTGCGGGTCTCCTCGATGTTGGTGCCGTCAGGCAGCGTGACCTGCACGCTGAACTGCTCCGGGGTGGTCTTGGGGAAGAACTCCACCCCGCGCGAGGTCGCGCCGAAGATCACGAAGGTGCCCACAAATACGCCGACCGCGATGAAGGTCACGATGATGCGGTGGTTGAGTGAGAACTCCAGCGTGTTGCGGTAGGCACGGTAGATAAAGAGGTCGGGCACCGAGTCTTCATCGAAACTCACGCCGTCCTGAACCTTGAGCAAGGTGGCGCAGAGCGTGGGGTTGATGACCAGCGCCACAAAAAGCGAGCTCAAGAGCGTGATGATGACCGTCAGAGGCAAGAATCCCATGAACTCGCCCATCACCCCGGGCCAGAAGAGCATCGGGAAGAAGGCCGCAACCGTGGTGGCGGTGGAGGCGATGACCGCCCAGCCCACCTCTTTTGTGCCATCGTAGGCGGCGGTGACGCGATCTTTGCCGGTGGAGGCGTGGCGGTAGATGTTTTCGACGATCACGATCGCGTTATCGACGAGCATCCCCAGCGCCAGCAGCAGGCTGAAGAGCACGACCATGTTGAGCGTGATGCCCAGCATCGAGAGCACCAGGAAGGTGATGAGCATGCTCATCGGCACACTCACCGCCACGAAGAGCGCGTTGCGGGCGCCGCCCATAAAGAAGAAGAGCACCAGGAGCACCAGGAGCATGCCGCTGATGATGTTGTTCTCCAGCTCACGCACGGTCGAGGCGATGCTCTTGGACATGTCGTTGACGATGGTGATCTGCACGGACTCGCCAGCCTGCTGATCGTAGCGGTCGATGACCTCTTTGGCGGCCTCGGCAATCGCCACGATGTTCTCACCGCTGCGCTTGACGATGGCCAGGCTGACGTTGGTCTTGGTCACCGGGACGCGCTCGCCAGCGGCGTTCTCTTTCCAGGTGGTCAGGCGGCTGAAGGTCGTGGGATCTTCAAAACCGTCTTCGATCTCGGCGACATCGCGCAGGTAGATGGGATTTCCGCCGGGCGACTTGACGACGATGTGGCGCATCGACTCGAGCTCGTCGAACTCACCGGCGACGCGCACGGTGTACTTCATCGAGCCGATGTCGATGGAGCCGCCGGGCAGGTTGATGTTCTCGGTCTGCAGGGCGGTGCTGACGTCGTTGGCCGAGACGCCCAGCTGGCGCATGCGCTCGGGGTTAAGCAGCACGTGGATCTCACGCTCAACGCCGCCGGCCAGGCTGACGCGCAGCACGCCGGGCAGCGCCTCGAGATCTTCCTGCATGTCTTCGGCCAGCGCTTTGAGGCGCACCGGGTCGAGATCGCCGGCGACGTTGGCCACAAGGATCGGCCAGTCGCTGGAGTTGATCTCCATGACCTCGGTGTCTTCGGCGTCCGGGGGAAGATCGGGCTTGGCTTTGTCGACCTCCACGCGGATGCGCTGGAGAACTTCGTCGATGTCGACCTCCGGATCGAACTCCAGCACGATCAACGAGGCGCTCTCGGCGCTGGTGGAGGTCATCTCCTTGAGATCGCGCAGGTTTTTGAACTGCCGCTCCATCGGCTGGGTGACCAGCGTCTCAATGTCGGCCGGCGAGACCCCGAAGTAGGGGGTCGAAACCATGACGATGGGAATGGCGATGTCGGGAGCGGCCTCGCGCGGGAGGCTGCGGTAGCTGAGCAGGCCGCCGATGATGATGCAGGCGATCAGCACATAAACGGCGACGGCATGATCGATGGAAAAGCGCGTCAGTCTCACAGCGTCTCCTTGGCGGCAGCGGCCGAGGCGTGGGGATCATCAACGACGTCGACCCGGGTGCCGGAGACCAGCGCGCGGTGGCCGCGCACAATCAGGCGATCGCCGGCGCTCAAGCCTTCGGTGATCATGATGTGGGTGGCGTTGCCCGGACCCACTTTGACCTGGCGAAGCTCGGCGGTGCCGTCTTCATTGACGACCATTGTCTCGCGGGCGTTGTAGCCTTCGAGCACCGCCTCGCGAGGGACCATGATGACCTGTTCGTAGTGCTCGCGCTCAAAGCGCAGGTCGGCGCGCATCCCGGGGCGGATCTGCAGATCTTCGTTGTCGATGCGGATCTCCACCGGGTAGGTGCTGGTGGCGCCCAGGGGGCGCAGGCCCACGCGGTGGATGGTGCCCTCAAAGGACTTCTGCAGGGCGGGGAAGTGCACCTCGATGGTCTCGCTGTCGCTTAAGTGGCGAAGCTCCGACTCGGGGACCTGGGCGTGCACCACGATGGTGTCGTAAACAATGACCTCGGCCAGGGCCACGCCCGGGTTGGCGAATTCGCCGGGCTCGGCGGTGCGGTTGACCAGGTAGCCGGCCAGCGGGCTTGTGACGCGGTTTTTGGACACGCCGATGCGCGCCTGGCGCAGGTTCTGACGGGCGCTCTCCAGGCTGGTGGTCGCCTGATCGATCTGTTGCGGCGTGGCCAGCCCCTCGGAGCGCAGGCGCTGCAGGCGGCGAAGTTCGCGCTCGGCGGCGTCGACCTGGGTCTGCAGAAGATCGATGCGCGCCGCGTCCAGCTCCACATCAATGCGGAAGATGTTCTGCCCGCGCTTCACTTCTTCGCCCTCTTCCACATAGGCGTTGAGGATGCGGCCGGGGACCTCCGCCATCAGGCGCACCGCGTCGACCGGCTCGGCGGTCCCGAGCACGTCGAAGGTGTCGGTGAACTCGGCCGCCTGGAGCGTGACCGCGTTGACCGGCGTGGGCGGGAGCTCTACGCGGGCCTGCTCCGGCTTGCTGGCGGCCTCGGAGTTGCACGCGCCCATCAAAAGAGCTAACGCCAGCACACCAAGTGCGCGGCGAAGAGGGGAAAGTGTGGCTTTCGAGGTCATGGTGTCTCCTGGGTGGCGAGCGTTCCCGCGCCATTAAAAAAGAAGTTCAACAGGCGCTCGCGCGCACCTGATCCGATGTATTCGTTAAGGAGTTGCTCGGGCTCTGAGCAATCACAGGAAAACTCCAGGATGCCAAAGGCGATCATCATCTGGTTGTTGATCAGCGCCATAAATTGACCCCCCCAAAAGTGCGTGCTTTGCCCCGGGTGTGGCAAAAGCTCCCCGCGCGCCACGCCGGCCTCGAAGACCTTATGGAGTAACCCGTGGGATTTTTGCTGCATGGCGACGATGTCGGCCCCCGGTCGACTCTGTACCGGCCCGAAAAGCACCGCGTACACAAAACGCACAAGCTCCGGGGCGATTTTCACCCCGTCGAAGAAGGTGTGGGCGATGGCGTCGAGGCGATCGCGCACATGCTCATGTTGAGCGATGGCGTCTTCGATGGCTTGATGCAGCGCTTCGACGACAAAATCGAGCAGCCGATGAAACACCCCCTCTTTGCTCTCGAAGTAGTAATAGAGCATGGGGTTTGTGACATCGGCCTCCTGCACGATCTCGCGCACGCTGGTGGCGGAGTAGCCTTTTTGGCCAAAGAGGCGAGCGGCGGCGATGAGAATGCGCGCAGCATTCTCGTTGAGGCCGCTCTCAACGAGCGACGCGATCAACGGGGGCGGAGGCTGTGGAGGGGAGGGGGTCGGGGTACTCATAGGGTAGGCCGCTACGGAAAGGGGGGGCGAGCGAAGAGCATCAGCGAGGTTGTTTAACGTTCGTTAGGTTAACGAGCGTTAGGCAGGAGGGATGATAGGGCCGCAAATTCTGGTGTCAACGGAAAGATACGATGCAATTTTAGCGTGTTGCATCTTCGAATGATGCACTGCGTCAGGATGCCGCAGGGGCTGACGGGGGTTCACATCGCTGAAAGAAAAATGGCCTGGGTTCAATCCTCGGTCGTCACAAGCGTTTGTCTGGCCGGGCGGAGGATTCCGGCTCTCCGGGCAAAGATTTGCCTGCCAGGGCGGAAGGTTCCGCCTCCCCGGTGAAAAATTTGCGCCTTATGCCGGAGGGATCCGCCTCTCGGGTGAAAATTTTGTCCGTCAGGGCGGAAGGATCCGTCCCTGGTCGGTGGGATGTGGGTCAGGACTCAGAGCAGTTTTAGAAAGTGAATCAACGCGTCTTGCTCGTTTTCAGAGAGCGCCTCGTAGCGCCGGCGAGCGTCGAGGGCTTCGCCGCCGTGCCAGAGGATGGCCTCATGAAAGGTGGAGGCGCGACCATCGTGCAGGAGCCGCGCGTCATCGGAGCGTTGCAGGACAAGGCCGAGCCCCCACAAAAATAAAATACATTACTTTGAGGGCGAGGCCACATTCTACGGGCTAGGTGTCCGTAGCTGAGAAAGGTTATGAATCAGATTTGACACTCGGGAGAGGTAATTGGTAGTTGAATTTTGCTTAATAAAATTGTTTGTGATGTGCAACATGCGCAGGTTCATTTCGAGACCTTGAGACGATCATCGCTACCTTCGATGTTCGGATTAACGAGATTTTTCGAGGGGTGGTGCCAGACTGGCTTCCTTTGCCTGTATCAACGATGATCGATTCGCTGGGGTCTTACGTCTCTTCCAATGTTCTTATGGGACTTCAGCTTATTGAGACGGCGTTACAAGTAAATAGAAGCGATCTTTTTCATAGTCATATGACGGTCGCTCGCAAGTACATTGCTCATGAAGTCACCGACATATCTGACGCGCGCTATTTGACCCATATGGTGAATCTGGTGGAAGCTCATGTGCATCGCTATCTTCCTATCGAAGCGGGCGGGGCCAGTGGCTGGCAAGATCTGGACTTTGTTAAAGGATGGAAGCCTGCTGAGATTGATCCTTTGATTGCCGGGCGCGCCGCATATAGCTATGCATTGGCTGTGTGGTTGGATGCCTTTGAGTTTAATCAGGCTTACTCCATCGACGGCAAAGCACCTTCATTAAACGATCCCGATCTTCATAACCGGGCGCTTGACGCAGCGGTCGAGGGATCGTTACGTACTTTGGTTGCCGAGCACATCTCGCCATCTGAACCCTGACAACTTGGAAGGGGAGCTTTTGTGATCCATGTGTAACATGCTCGTTAGTAGCGAGCATGTATGACCTCACCTAATACTGGAGCATATCATGACAAAAGTACCGCTTGTTGTTGCGTTAACGCTCGTCGCTCTGGTGGTCGCCTTTGGCACCGGGGCGGGAAGCCCGGACTACCACTCCCAATGTCCGCTCCTGGTTACAGATATGGAGCTTTTAGAGGTTAGCGTGGCTGGGGAGCCCGTTGAGGACATGACGCCTTATGAGGAGGTTGAGTTGCGAGTCGCAGCGAGTTCGAGCTCCAGAACCTTTCTTCACGTGAAGGACCTTGAGGTTGGAGAAGAGGGACTGATCGAGTTTGTTCCTGAAGTTACAGTTGGAGGAGAATTTCGATGAAGATATTCCAAGAGGTAATGATTGGTGCACTGATAATCATTTCATCATTAGGACTCACGAGCTGTCTTACGGATAACGGCTGTGGACGAGTTGTGAGTGGTATCCATGTTCCATGGGAAGGAGGGGTGTCCATTTTTGGCGTAATCGAAGGCGGAGATGTTGGCATTCATCCTTATGGCTCCAGCGATATGAAACTCACAATGGGTAGTATGAACTACGGTGGCCCCAGTATTGCTGCAGCGCAGCTCTCCTATTGGGTAGATGGTGAGGAGGTGCTCGAGACGTATCAGGTACTTGGTTATCAAGAAGTTGAATCGGAAGATCTTCTGGTTCGCTAAAACAAAGAACTCGGTGAAATTTTTGGCTCAAAGGCCGGAAGGTTCTGTTTTTGGTCGGTGGGATCTGTGACCCACGGTCACCTGCTGCGGGGTAGAAACATGACCGTGGGTCACCATTTAAAGCCGCCCCAGAAAGTGAACCAACGCTTCTTGCTCGGCTGGTGAGAGCGCCTCGTAGCGCCGGCGAGCGTCGAGGGCTTCGCCGCCGTGCCAGAGGATGGCCTCATGAAAGGTGGAGGCGCGACCATCGTGCAGGAGCCGCGCGTCATCGGAGCGTTGCAGGATAAGGCCCAGGCCCCACAGGGGTGGCGTGCGCCACTCCGAGGGCGTTGCACCTCCTTCGCCCACTGCATCGGAGAGCTCCGGCCCCATGTCGTGTAAGAGAAGATCGGTGAAGGGGAAGAAGGTCTGATTGGCCAGAAGCTCGGCGGCGTCCGGGGAGGTGTGCTGGCGCGGGG is part of the Lujinxingia vulgaris genome and harbors:
- a CDS encoding efflux RND transporter permease subunit: MRLTRFSIDHAVAVYVLIACIIIGGLLSYRSLPREAAPDIAIPIVMVSTPYFGVSPADIETLVTQPMERQFKNLRDLKEMTSTSAESASLIVLEFDPEVDIDEVLQRIRVEVDKAKPDLPPDAEDTEVMEINSSDWPILVANVAGDLDPVRLKALAEDMQEDLEALPGVLRVSLAGGVEREIHVLLNPERMRQLGVSANDVSTALQTENINLPGGSIDIGSMKYTVRVAGEFDELESMRHIVVKSPGGNPIYLRDVAEIEDGFEDPTTFSRLTTWKENAAGERVPVTKTNVSLAIVKRSGENIVAIAEAAKEVIDRYDQQAGESVQITIVNDMSKSIASTVRELENNIISGMLLVLLVLFFFMGGARNALFVAVSVPMSMLITFLVLSMLGITLNMVVLFSLLLALGMLVDNAIVIVENIYRHASTGKDRVTAAYDGTKEVGWAVIASTATTVAAFFPMLFWPGVMGEFMGFLPLTVIITLLSSLFVALVINPTLCATLLKVQDGVSFDEDSVPDLFIYRAYRNTLEFSLNHRIIVTFIAVGVFVGTFVIFGATSRGVEFFPKTTPEQFSVQVTLPDGTNIEETRSTLEGLQGPLSTAPDLVTAWITDTGTQGGGQAGGGGEAPHYGQITVELKSIEDQPSDPNDFIEKLRQTFSKVPGAEIIMATQSMGPPTGDPVSIEIAGDDLPTLARISQQVMQEVRTIEGVIDLTDNLELTRPEIHVEIDRARAAVLGLSTQSVAQTVRTAINGSEAGVFREADEEYDILVRLPEDRRKAIADISQLTVVNKDGVHVPLVEVAEVVVRGGSGSIRRKDQERVVTVSGNVADGYLAADALAEAQKRLTDLQLPAGYEIRYTGESQDQEEAAAFLGNALLAAVFLILLILVTQFNSIAQPFIIMFTVFLSLIGVLWSLIITQAPFGIIMTGIGIISLAGVVVNNAIVLIDYINQLRARGWDRRDALIQAGLVRFRPVMLTAVTTILGLLPIVLGVSIDFIDQSVTFGGASVEMWGPMGVAVTGGLLVATVLTLVVVPVLYSMFDSLSDLSQRLLKRVAAAGLVLSLVMLVLPAVTSAQEAPASDEAQTQAEGEELFPEVDDPGQIERRELNDAEIESEVTIEVARTLTLNEARQLVREQSFDVRLAQNQVDSANTVIRQAYSALFPRFTASGNYTVNEEEVVLDFGDSLPPGIEVPPSVVQPKTDYRWNVAASMRVNFRSWPLIRQAYAQRDLAQAQVEMTREALDQAAVSTYFNLVMVRRMIDISVQQALSAQTVLGFTEAQVAAGTATEFELTRAQLRAVQTQKEVDRARQQYIQVRKAFAELLQTDDDFDVEVPARPEEVQGDNLMERAEENRAAFEVNRLAMEVADLGIEDIYYQYLPSLSATFSYGGGKSTALAPGDPRWILTLGAEWTLWDGGLREAQLKQAQAQRVAAELRQEQTRHQIASEIDQARADVEAARIQLDSGVTELELAQRGVEQAETAFRYGVATQLDVINAQDQLRLAQLARVQDELQLEMAVYNLQTLVEGLDP
- a CDS encoding efflux RND transporter periplasmic adaptor subunit; the encoded protein is MTSKATLSPLRRALGVLALALLMGACNSEAASKPEQARVELPPTPVNAVTLQAAEFTDTFDVLGTAEPVDAVRLMAEVPGRILNAYVEEGEEVKRGQNIFRIDVELDAARIDLLQTQVDAAERELRRLQRLRSEGLATPQQIDQATTSLESARQNLRQARIGVSKNRVTSPLAGYLVNRTAEPGEFANPGVALAEVIVYDTIVVHAQVPESELRHLSDSETIEVHFPALQKSFEGTIHRVGLRPLGATSTYPVEIRIDNEDLQIRPGMRADLRFEREHYEQVIMVPREAVLEGYNARETMVVNEDGTAELRQVKVGPGNATHIMITEGLSAGDRLIVRGHRALVSGTRVDVVDDPHASAAAAKETL
- a CDS encoding TetR/AcrR family transcriptional regulator; this encodes MSTPTPSPPQPPPPLIASLVESGLNENAARILIAAARLFGQKGYSATSVREIVQEADVTNPMLYYYFESKEGVFHRLLDFVVEALHQAIEDAIAQHEHVRDRLDAIAHTFFDGVKIAPELVRFVYAVLFGPVQSRPGADIVAMQQKSHGLLHKVFEAGVARGELLPHPGQSTHFWGGQFMALINNQMMIAFGILEFSCDCSEPEQLLNEYIGSGARERLLNFFFNGAGTLATQETP
- a CDS encoding di-heme oxidoredictase family protein, giving the protein MWGLGLVLQRSDDARLLHDGRASTFHEAILWHGGEALDARRRYEALSENEQDALIHFLKLL